Proteins from a single region of Gossypium arboreum isolate Shixiya-1 chromosome 1, ASM2569848v2, whole genome shotgun sequence:
- the LOC128280640 gene encoding uncharacterized protein LOC128280640, with protein sequence MIAKSRTEKEHIQVLRKLFLRLRKFQLKLNPTKCTFGAGSGKLLGFVVSEKGIEVDPNKVKAIQQLPPPRSQKEIRGFLGRLNHIARFILQLTEKCDPIFQLLKKHNPGVLDEECQKTFDKMAVKGSAIADFLASRALEDYESLNFDFPNEDLMYVATTQEDTPEDHSWKLNFNGASNVVGNGIGAVLISPSGDHYLFTYKLNFDCTNNMAEYEACVMGIRASVERKIKVLEEIRDPKLINYRELVLDLIKVFEDITFHYLPRDENQIADALATLVSMIKANNQEEMKLIQMSICDAPAYCCNIDKEGERDDHPWHQDILRYVKNRVCPDQATENDKRMLRRLAGDYVLDGEILYKKRKDQVLLRCANTVEAKKILEEVHEGVCGIHANGFTMARKIMRFGYYWSVMEGDCINYAKKCHKCQIYGDKIHVPHSPLHVMTSPWPFSV encoded by the exons atgatcgcAAAATCTCGAACTGAAAAAGAGCACATACAGGTTTTGAGAAAATTATTCTtgaggctgagaaagtttcagctaaagctcaatccaacaAAGTGTACTTTCGGGGCTGGATCAGGGAAGCTGCTAGGTTTCGttgtcagtgaaaaaggaatcgAGGTCGACCCCAACAAAGTCAAAGCTATACAGCAATTGCCTCCACCGCGCTCTCAGAAAGAAATTCGAGGTTTTCTGGGAAGACTAAATCACATCGCCCGGTTCATTTTGCAGCTAACAGAGAAATGCGACCCCATATTTCAGCTTCTCAAGAAACACAACCCAGGTGTGTTGGACGAAGAGTGCCAGAAGACCTTTGACAAG ATGgccgtaaaagggagtgcaatagcagattttctagccagtagagctttaGAAGATTACGAGTCTTTAAACTTTGATTTTCCTAATGAGGATCTGATGTATGTGGCAACCACCCAAGAAGACACTCCAGAAGATCATTCTTGGAAACTGAATTTCAACGGAGCATCAAATGTCGTTggtaatggaattggggcagtcttgataTCCCCAAGCGGAGATCATTATCTATTCACTTACAAATtgaattttgattgcacaaataatatggcagAGTACGAGGCATGTGTCATGGGTATCCGTGCATCCGTAGAGCgcaaaatcaaggtgttagag GAAATAAGAGATCCAAAGTTGATCAACTACCGAGAGCTGGTTCTGGATTTAATCAAGGTCTTTGAGGATATCACTTTTCATTATCTCCCACGTGATGAAAATCAGATCGCTGATGCCCTGGCTACGTTAGTTTCCATGATCAAAGCAAATAATCAAGAGGAAATGAAGCTGATCCAGATGAGTATTTGTGATGCCCCAGCTTATTGCTGCAATATCGACAAAGAAGGGGAGAGGGATGATCATCCTTGGCATCAGGATATTTTACGATATGTGAAAAATCGTGTATGTCCTGATcaggcaactgaaaatgataaaAGAATGTTGAGGAGGCTGGCcggtgactatgtcttagacggGGAAATCCTGTATAAAAAAAGGAAAGACCAAGTGCTACTAAGATGTGCTAACACTGTTGAAGCAAAGAAAAtcctggaagaagtccatgaaggtGTCTGCGGGATACATGCCAATGGGTTCACAATGGCCAGAAAAATCATGAGATTCGGGTATTACTGGTCTGTaatggaaggagattgcatcaacTATGCTAAGAAATGTCAtaagtgtcaaatttatggtgacaaGATCCATGTGCCTCAttcacctcttcatgttatgacttccccATGGCCGTTCTCAGTGTAG